The Triticum dicoccoides isolate Atlit2015 ecotype Zavitan chromosome 6A, WEW_v2.0, whole genome shotgun sequence genome has a window encoding:
- the LOC119317518 gene encoding secretory carrier-associated membrane protein 5-like, giving the protein MYRDPNPFDEGADDSAFSNGGGRGGAAGGGGGKSQFQFRPTEPVGFGAGGNGDAAVDIPLDNMNGSNGKQSELSQWQADLKRREADIKRREEALKSAGVPMEDKNWPPFFPIIHHDIANEIPANAQRLQYLAFASWLGIVLCLVWNFIAVTVCWIRGGDSKLFFLATIYGMLGVPLSYLMWYRPLYRAMRTDSAFSFGWFFLCYMLHIGFCIIAAIAPPIVFRGKSLTGILAAIDTFSDHALVGILYFVGFALFSLETVVSIWVLQRVYMYFRGHK; this is encoded by the exons ATGTACCGAGATCCCAATCCCTTCGACGAGGGCGCCGACGACAGCGCCTTCTCC AATGGGGGAGGACGCGGTGGTGccgctggtggtggtggcggcaagTCGCAGTTCCAGTTTCGCCCGACGGAGCCCGTCGGATTCGGCGCCGGTGGCAACGGGGACGCCGCCGTCGACATCCCCCTTGACAACATGAAC GGTTCGAATGGCAAGCAAAGTGAGCTCTCGCAGTGGCAGGCAGATCTCAAGAGGCGAGAGGCG GACATAAAGAGGAGGGAGGAAGCTCTCAAGAGTG CTGGGGTGCCCATGGAGGACAAGAACTGGCCGCCATTCTTCCCAATCATCCACCACGACATTGCCAATGAAATACCAGCCAACGCGCAGCGGTTGCAGTATCTTGCTTTTGCTAGCTGGCTCG GCATCGTGCTTTGCCTCGTTTGGAATTTCATTGCTGTCACAGTCTGTTGGATCAGAGGGGGGG ACTCTAAACTGTTTTTCCTGGCTACTATCTACGGTATGCTTGGAGTACCTTTGTCCTACTTGATGTGGTATAGGCCTCTGTACCGTGCAATGAG AACTGACAGCGCATTCAGCTTTGGGTGGTTTTTCCTTTGTTACATG CTCCACATTGGCTTTTGTATAATTGCTGCCATTGCTCCGCCGATCGTATTTCGTGGGAAGTCATTAAC GGGTATACTGGCTGCAATCGATACCTTCTCTGATCATGCATTAGTTGGG ATACTTTACTTTGTTGGATTTGCCTTGTTTTCACTAGAGACAGTTGTGAGCATTTGGGTTCTTCAG AGAGTATACATGTATTTCAGAGGGCACAAGTGA